The window GACCACCCCGCTGTTCGTCGCCCAGCTCACCACCCAGGAGGTGGCCGAGTACAAGACCCTGAAAAGCCAGCGCATGACCGCCGCCATCGAGGAAGAAGGCGACCTGCTGACCTACAGCGCCCAAGCCATCCGCGACGCCAAGAGCGCCCAGGCCGAACAGCTGTACCTGGACGGCTATCGCGACCGCAAACTGAGCGACGAGGTGCGCGCCATCGCCCTCTACCAGATCGGCCTGATCTACATGAGCCGCTACAACGATCAGCGCGACGACCCCAAGGCGCTCAACTATCTCAATCGGGTGCGCAACGAGTTTCCCCAGACCCAGGCCGCCGGCCGCAGCGCCGAACGCATCGTGCTGATCAGCCGGCGCGCCCAGGAGCCAGTGCAGCAGAGCGCCCGCGAGCGGCTGGCGCACTGGCAGCCGAGCCAGAACCTCGACCTGTACAAACCCAGCCTCGACCCGGACATGACCCTGCTGTCGCGCCGCGCGGTGCTGAAGAACCGTACCGCCGAGGCCGAGGAACTGTACCTGCTGGCGGTCAACGACAGCGGCGTGCCGGCGGACATCAAGACCAAGGCGCTGTACCAACTCGGGCTTATGTACCTGGTCGCGGACAACCCGCAGGCCAACCGCGACAAGGCCATCGGCTACCTGCGCCGCCTGCTGGCGCAGTACCCGGACAGCGAGCTGGCCGACAAGGCCGCCCGCCATCTCGACCAGGCGCTCAACCAGGGCGACTGAACACCAGATGGCGCAGGGTCGGCTTCAGCGCCGCAGGGGGATGTCGCTTTGTACATCCACCGCTGCGGTGGTGGAAAACGCTTCGCGGTTTTCCACCCTACGCCCGTAGGTTGGCGTTGAGCGCAGCGATACCCAACAAGCGGAGTTTCCGGTTGCCGAAGATGGGTAGTGCGCCGCGCGCATGACTACAGGAAAAGGGAGGTGTAGCCTCGGCTTCTGCTCTAAACCTGGAGTCCCGCGCATGACCTTCCGCCGCACCAAAATCGTCGCCACCCTCGGCCCCGCCAGCAACTCTCCCGAAGTCCTCGAACAACTGATCCTCGCCGGCCTCGACGTCGCCCGCCTGAACTTCTCCCACGGCACCCCGGACGAGCACAAGGCGCGTGCCCGCCTGGTGCGCGAGATCGCCGCCAAGCACGGGCGTTTCGTCGCCCTGCTCGGCGACCTGCAGGGCCCGAAGATCCGCATCGCCAAGTTCGCCAACAAGCGCATCGAACTGGCCGAGGGCGACCGTTTCCGCTTCTCCGTCAGCCACCCGCGCGACGCCGGCAACCAGGAGGTGGTAGGCATCGACTACCCGGATCTGGTCAAGGATTGCCGCGTCGGCGACGAACTGCTGCTCGACGACGGCCGCGTGGTGATGCGCGTCGAGTCCACCACTGCCGATGAACTGCACTGCGTGGTGCTGATCGGCGGCCCGCTGTCCGATCACAAGGGCATCAACCGCCGCGGCGGCGGCCTCACCGCGCCGGCGCTGACCGCCAAGGACAAGGCCGACATCAAGCTGGCCGCCGAGATGGAACTGGACTACCTGGCGGTGTCCTTCCCCCGTGACGCGGCGGACATGCAGCTGGCCCGCCGCCTGCGCGACGAGGCCGGTGGTAGCGCCTGGCTGGTGGCGAAGATCGAACGCGCCGAAGCGGTGGCCGACGACGAGACGCTGAACGGCCTGATCCGCGCCAGCGATGCGGTGATGGTGGCGCGCGGCGACCTCGGCGTGGAAATCGGCGACGCCGAGCTGGTCGGCATCCAGAAGAAGATCATTCTGCATGCGCGGCGCCACAACAAGGCGGTGATCACCGCCACGCAGATGATGGAGTCGATGATCCACAGCCCGATGCCGACCCGCGCGGAAGTCTCGGATGTGGCCAACGCCGTGCTCGATTATACCGACGCGGTGATGCTCTCGGCCGAGAGCGCCGCCGGCGAATACCCGGTGGAAGCGGTCACGGCCATGGCGCGCATCTGCCTCGGCGCGGAGAAACACCCGACCAGCCAGAAATCCAGCCACCGCCTCGGCCAGGCCTTCGAGCGCTGCGACCAGAGCGTGGCGCTGGCGACCATGTACACCGCCAACCACTTCCCCGGGGTGAAGGCGATCATCAGCCTCACCGAGAGCGGCTACAGCCCGCTGGTGATGTCGCGCATCCGTTCCTCGGTGCCGATCTTCGCCTTCTCCCCGCACCGCGCGACCCAGGCCCGCGCGGCGCTGTTCCGTGGCGTCTACACCGTGCCCTTCGACCCGGCCGCCTTGCCGCCGGAGAAGGTCAGCCAGGCGGCGGTGGACGAGCTGCTCAAGCGCGGCGTGGTCGAGCCCGGCGACTGGGTGATCCTGACCAAGGGCGACAGCTACCACACCATCGGCGGCACCAACACCATGAAGATCCTGCATGTCGGTGATCCGCTGGTGTGAGCCATCGGCAAGCCTCGTAGGGTGGAAAACCGCGAAGCGTTTTCCACCGCAAACCGGTGGATGTAGAAAGCGACATCCACCCTACGTCCCCGCCATGCAAAAGGCCGCTCGATGAGCGGCCTTTTTATGCACGAACAGATCAGGCGAACTTGGAAAAATCCGGCGCGCGGCGTTGCATGAAGGCGCTCATCGCCTCGATGGCTTCCGGCGAACGCAGACGCTGGTTGAACAACTCGCCCTCTGCGACTATCACCTGGCGCAGTTCTTCGCGGCCCGGGGCCTTCATCAGACGCTTGCTGTCTTCCACCGCCGAGGGCGCCAGGCCGAGGAAACGCCGAGCCATCTCACGGGCCTTGGCCAGGGTCGCCGCGCCATCCTCCAGCGCCGCGTTGGCGATGCCCCAGGCGGCAGCCTGTTCACCGCTGAACTCTTCGCCGAGCAGCAGCAACTGCGCCGCCTTGGCCTGGCCGAGCAGACGCGGCAGGATCAGGCTGGAGCCATATTCCGGGCACAGGCCGAGGTTGACGAACGGCATCTTCAAGCGCGCGTCACGGCTGACATAGACCAGGTCACAGTGCAGCAGCAGCGTGGTGCCGATGCCCACCGCCGGGCCGGCAACGGCGGCCACCACCGGATTCTTGAACTCGAACAGCGCACGCATGAAGCGGAATACCGGGCTATCCAGCCCGGTCGGCGGCGCCTGGAGGAAATCGCCCAGGTCATTGCCGCTGGTGAAGCACTGCGCGCTGCCTTCGATCAGCACCACCCGCACGCCGCGGTCGTCCTGGGCGGCTTCCAGCACTTCCGCCATGCGGCTGTACATGGCCCGGGTCAGGGCGTTTTTCTTGTCCAGACGGTCTAGGCGCAGGGTCAGGATGCCCTCGTCGCGTTCGACAACCACATGCTCGCTCATGATGCTCCTCGGCGCCGGCTTAATAGGCGCGGGTCAGAAAGACGTCAGCCAGCAGCTGATTGCGCGGCAGACCGGCCAAATAAAGCCGGCGCGCGAAGGCTTCGACGCTGCTGGGGGAGCCGCAGAGTAAAGCGAGGGTTTGCCTGGAAACAAGCCGTAGTTGCGCCAAAGCGGCCGGCAACTCGGCCGCAGTGAGCAGTTCCAACTCGAGGTTCGGGTGCGCCGCCGCCAGCGCCGCGAGCGGAGCGGCGAGATAGTGCTCGTCGGCATCCGCCGCCACATGCAGCACGCGGATGGGGCCCCGATGCTCCTGGCGCAAGGCCTCGCGCAGGATGCCCCAGAGCGGCGCCAGGCCGGTGCCGGCGGCCAGCAGCCAGAGCGGGCGCTGCTGCCAGTCCGGATCGTAATGCAGGGCGCCGCCGCGCAGTTCGCCGAGCCGCAGCGGATCGCCAGCCTGCAGCTGCCGGGCGGCATCGCTGAAGGCGCCGGGATGCCGGCAATCGAGATGGAACTCCAGCCAGGGGTCCTCGCCGGGCAGGCTGGCCAGCGAATAGGGACGCGCCACGCGCTCGGCGCTCCACAGCACCAGATGCTGGCCGGCGCGGTAGCGCAGCGGACGCTCGGGCGTCAGGCGCAGACGCAACACGCTCGGGCTCAGCCAGTCGCAGCCGGCGACCCACGCCGGCAGGCCATCGCGCAGGGGGTCGAAGACCTCGACGCTCAAGTCCTCGACCACCCGGCACTGACAGGCCAGCCGCCAACCTTCGGCGCGGCGCTCGGCGGCCAAGGCCTCGGGCTTGGCATCCTGCGGTTCGCCCTGCTGGCAGCGCACCAGACAGGCATGACAGCTGCCGGCCCGGCAGCTGTAGGGCACCGCCACGCCAGCGCTGTTGAGGGCATCCAGCAGATTGCTACCCGCGGCTACGCTCCAGCTGCGGTCGCCGGCGTGGAGCTCAGGCACCACTGCTCTCCCAGGCCGCATCGCAGCGATTACGGCCGCTGCGCTTGGCGCGGTAGAGCGCCTGGTCGGCACGGTGCAGCGCCTCGTCGAGGTCGGCGCCGCTGGCCAACAGGGTCATGCCCACCGACAGACTGATCTGATCCACCACCACGCCGACCGGTTCGGCATGGGCATAAGCCTCGCGCAGGCGCTCGCAGCAGGCGCTGAACTGGTCGGCGTTGGTATCCGGAAGGAGCAGGACGAACTCCTCACCACCGTAACGGGCGAGGATGTCGCTGTCGCGCAGACAGGTGCGCGCCACCGCGGCGAAGGTCTGCAGCACACGATCGCCGGCGGCATGGCCATACACGTCATTGATGCGCTTGAAGTGGTCGAGGTCGATCAGCGCCAGGCCGTACTGGCGACCGGGCTGGAGACTCTCCAGCGCGCGCTCGGCGAGGCGGAGGAAATGCCGGCGGTTGAACAGCCCGGTCAGCTCGTCGGTGGCGACCAGGTCCTCGAGCTGGAGCATCATGCCACGCAGGGTGTCCTGGTGCGCCTGCAGGGCGAAGCGGCGCTGGCGCATGCGCTGGCGCAGGCCCTGCACGTAACCGGCGAACAGGCTCAACCAGACCAGCACGAGAAACAGCACGCTGACCTGCAGCAGGGCCAGAGCCGGGCGCACTAACGGCGTGTGGGAGGCCTCCCACAGATTGACGCCGACGAAGCCGAAGAAGGCGAACGCCGCGCAGCGCACGAATACCCGCGGCTGCAACTGGAAGATCCCGAACAGCAGGATCACCACGTACATCACCAGCAAGGTCCCGCGCCCGTTGCCAAGCTGCGACAGCACATAGGTATTCCACCCCAGCCCCACCAGCACTTGCGCCGCGGTCAGACTGGGATCGGTGAAGCGCCGGTTATAGCCGCTGACGAACAGGCCACAAAACACCAGCTGGCTGACCACCGCCAGGCCGCTGGCAAGCAGCGCAGCGGACAGACTGCCGCGGTACAGTTCACCGAACACGCAGATCCAGAACAGCAGCAACGCCAGGCCATAGGTCGCCACCGCCATGCCGAAGCGCTTCAGCAGCAGAGGTTGCAACTCTTGGCTTTTGACCTGTGGATTGCCTTTGTTCATGGGCTCCGTCCCGTAGTGGCAAGTGGCTGCCACTGTAGCGCTGTGATCACAAATTGCCTAGCTCGGCGAATGGCCGATCAGCGACCAAGGTCGACCGTCGGCGACTGTGCCCGTCGGCACCGGCGCGTTATACTGCCGCGCCTTTTTCCCTGAGAGCCCGTCTCGGATCTGCTGCGCGTCGGCCATACGGCGTTAAAAATGGCTTCGGAATGCTCATTTACAGCTCGTAAACTCCGCTTCCTCAGCCATTTTTGCCTGTTCTGGCTCTAGCTCGCGAGATCCGAGACAGGCTCTGAAAGCGCGCCGGGTCGTGGTCCGGCGTTTCCTGATGTTCCCGAATTCATAGAGGAGCGCGCCCCGTGACCGTGATCAAGCAAGATGATCTGATTCAGAGCGTCGCCGACGCCCTGCAGTTCATATCCTATTACCATCCGCTCGACTTCATTCAGGCCATGCATGAGGCGTACCTGCGCGAAGAGTCGCCGGCCGCGCGCGACTCGATGGCGCAGATCCTGATCAACTCGCGCATGTGCGCCACCGGCCATCGGCCGATCTGCCAGGACACCGGCATCGTCACCGTATTCGTGCGCGTCGGCATGGACGTGCGCTGGGATGGCGCGACCATGAGCGTCGACGACATGATCAACGAAGGCGTGCGCCGCGCCTACAACCTGCCGGAAAACGTCCTGCGCGCCTCCATCCTGGCCGAGCCGGCCGGTGCACGCCGCAACACCAAGGACAACACCCCGGCGGTGATCCATTACTCCGTGGTCCCTGGCGACAAGCTCGAAGTCGACGTCGCGGCCAAGGGCGGCGGCTCCGAGAACAAATCGAAGATGGCCATGCTTAACCCGTCCGACTCGATCGTCGACTGGGTGCTCAAGACCGTGCCGGAAATGGGTGCCGGCTGGTGCCCGCCGGGCATGCTCGGCATCGGCATCGGCGGCACCGCCGAGAAGGCCGCGGTGATGGCCAAGGAAGTGCTGATGGAGTCCATCGACATCCATGAGCTGAAAGCCCGCGGCCCGCAGAACAAGATCGAAGAAATGCGCCTGGAGCTGTTCGACAAGGTCAACCAGCTGGGCATCGGCGCCCAGGGCCTGGGCGGCCTGACCACAGTGCTCGACGTCAAGATCATGGACTACCCGACCCACGCCGCCTCGCTGCCGGTGTGCATGATCCCCAACTGCGCCGCCACCCGCCACGCCCACTTCGTGCTCGACGGTTCCGGCCCGGCCGAACTGGAAGCGCCGCCCCTGGACGCCTACCCGGAAATCGTCTGGGAAGCCGGCCCGAGCGCGCGCCGCGTCGACCTCGACACCATTACCCCGGAAGACGTGCAGAGCTGGAAGCCGGGCGAGACCGTGCTGCTCAACGGCAAGATGCTCACCGGCCGCGACGCCGCGCACAAGCGCATGGTCGACATGCTGAACAAGGGCGAACAGCTGCCGGTGGACCTCAAGGGCCGCTTCATCTACTACGTCGGCCCGGTCGATCCGGTCGGTGACGAAGTGGTGGGCCCGGCCGGTCCGACCACCGCCACGCGGATGGACAAGTTCACCCGGCAGATCCTCGAAACCACTGGCCTGCTGGGCATGATCGGCAAGTCCGAGCGTGGCCCGATCGCCATCGACGCGATCAAGGACAACAAGGCCGTGTACCTGATGGCCGTCGGCGGCGCCGCCTACCTGGTCGCCCAGGCGATCAAGAAGTCCAAGGTGCTGGCCTTCGCCGAACTGGGCATGGAAGCCATCTACGAGTTCGAGGTGAAGGACATGCCGGTCACCGTAGCGGTCGACACCAAGGGCGAATCGGTGCACATCACCGGCCCGGCGATCTGGAACAAGAAGATCACCGAAAGCCTGGCGGTGGAAGTGAAGTAAGCGCGCCGCGCGTACGACACAAAGCCCGGCCTAGCGCCGGGCTTTTTTATGGGCGTCTGAATCGTAGGATGGGTTGAGCGCAGCGATACCCATCGCAGCCAAGCCAGGGGAAACACCGCCGATGGGTTACGCGGCGCGCCGACTCAGTGGTGATTGGGTCATCTAGCGGCCAGCGCCGCTAACCCATCCTACGAAGCTTACCCGCCGCTCAGCTCGCCCCCAGGCGCACCGCCAGTTCGTCCACCTCTTCCGCCCAGTCCGAGTCATCCTGCAGGGACTCACGCAGAAAGCTGGCCTGGGCCGGGGTCCAGAACTCGCCGTGGATGATGGACTGGCCGGGTTTGAGGCGATGGCTGTCGATGAAGGCGTCGATGCTGGCGGGGTCGGAAGCCAGGCCGAGCTGCTCGAACAGATTGGCCAGGCTGTGGGGGATCGAAGTGTCCATGGAGTGTCTCCCGTTGTGGGTTGAAAGGACTCTCCAAAGCCTAGACCAGGCTCAGAGCCTGTTTACGATCTGCTGCGCATCGGCCATCCAGCGTTAAAAATGCCCTCGGAAGCCGCTTGCGGCTAACGCGCTTCAGCGCGGCCCGAAGGGCGAGTGCGACGAGTCATGCTCATTTACAGCCCGTAAACTCCGCTCCCTCGGCCATTTGACTCGCTACGCTCGCCCTGCGGCTGTTACTCCGCTGCGCTACGTTGCGCCTTGTCTGGCTCTAGCTCGCGAGATCGTAAACAGGCTCTCAGGCGCCGCCCGTCCGCAAGGGCAAACGGCTGACTTCGGCCGGCCGTTCGCGGCGCTGGGCGAGGAAGCGCGTGCAGCTGACGCGCAGGAAGGAGGCGAAGTTCACCACTTCGCCGCGGTAGTCCATCACCTCTTCATAGAGCTTGGTGATCAGCTGGTTGGTGCTCATGCCGTCGACCTCGGCGATCTCGCGGAGGATGTCCCAGAACTGGTTCTCCAAACGCAGGGTGGTCACCACTCCGCGGATGCGCAGCGAGCGCGAGCGTGATTCGTAGAGGATCGGATCGGCTTTGACGTACAGCTCGCACATGGTGCTCTCCAATGGCCGGGGCGCCGCGCTGCGCCCCGGCGCCAGGCGTTACAGGCGGATCTGGGTCCCCAGCAGGGTGAGGAAAGCGGCCAACCAGGCCGGATGTGCCGGCCAGGCCGGAGCGCTGACCAGATTACCCTGAATGTGCGCCTGGCTGACCTCGAGCTCGACGTACTCACCGCCGGCCAGACGCACTTCCGGTCCGCAGGCCGGATAGGCGCTGCACTCGCGGCCCTTGAGCACGCCGGCGGCGGCCAGTAGCTGAGCGCCATGGCAGACCGCGGCGATCGGTTTATTGGCCCGGTCGAAGGCCTGCACCAGCGCCAGCACCTGCGGGTTCAGACGCAGGTACTCCGGCGAGCGGCCGCCCGGCACCAGCAGGGCATCGTAATCATCGGCCTTGACCTGGGCGAAGTCGAAGTTGAGGGCGAAGTTGTGCCCCGGCTTCTCGCTGTAGGTCTGATCGCCTTCGAAATCGTGGATCGCCGTACGCACGCTTTGCCCGGCGCGCTTGTCCGGACACACGGCATGCACGGTATGGCCGACCATCTGCAGGGCCTGGAACGGCACCATGACTTCGTAGTCTTCGACGTAGTCGCCGACCAGCATGAGAATTTTTTTCGCGGCCATCGGAAATCTCCTGGCTAGGGGTGGGTAACAGCCGGATTATTCGGCCCCCGCGCCCAGGCCGGGTAATAACTGGGTACTACCGCGGCGCGGATACTCCAACAGAGCCTAGATCAGCTGGTCTGCTGCGCCGCCCAGGCGGTCGGATTCTCAGATGCCGACCTTGTCCAGCGCCTGCCCCACGCCCCGCCAGAAGCCGCGCTGCGGGCGTTCCTGCTCGCCGCTGGCGTTGATCCGCGCGAACGGTTGCACTTCGCGGGTGCTGGCGATTTCGCGCTGGCCCAGCGTGGCCGAAACCAACTGCAGCGGGCCGTCGCTGGCGTTGACCGCCGCGGCGCTCTGCGGCGGCGGGTTGAGTTCGTCGTAGCGTAGGTAGTAGATGCCGCCGGCTTCGGCCTCCAGGGTGAAGCTGGCGATCTGGGTGAAATCCAGCGGGCCGTCGGCCAGCAGGGTCCAATAGCTGCCCAGCAGCGGCCGGCGCATTTCCAGCTGGTAGCGGGCGCTGTCGAATTCCAGCACCAGATAGCCGTTGCTCGGCAGGCTGCCGATCAGCTCATGGTTGAGAAACAGCGCCGGCGCTTCCAGCTCCTGGTCGGCCCACTGGCTCTGCGGGCGGTAGAGATAGACCAGCGCGTGGTTGCCGTCGCCCAAGGTGTGCGGCGTGAAGACCGGGCCGTCGACCGCACCGAAGAAGGCGCCCGGCGTCGAACAACCGGCGAGGACGACGAGCAGGAGCGCAGCGAGCGAGCGGTAACGACGCATGGACAGGTCCTTTCCTATGCTTATCCGCCGAGCTTAGCCAGCCATGCCCTGGCCGGCCCCCGACAAAAGTGCGGTTCCGGTTCCAGGTTGTCTGAAAAACGTAGCGCGCGAAGGTTGCACAAGGCGGGAACAGACGAGGCCGCGGAGTTTACGAGTGGTACATGAGCAGGCCGAGTCTGTTACCAACGCGGTATAACCGAGCTCAGTAGTTTCTCAGGCAGCCTGGCTCAGCGGCGGCGACCCAGCAGGTTGACCACTACCCGGTCGAGCCAGCCCCACAGGCGCTGCTTGAGGCGCTTGAGCAACGGCCGCGAACGCCAGTCCTCGAGGGTGATCTCGCGGCTGCCGGCAATATTCGCCTGCAGAAATTCGGCCACGGCGGCGGTGAAATCGGTGTCGAGCGCTTCCAGATTGGCTTCCAGGTTGAAGCGCAGGTTCCAGTGATCGAAGTTGCACGAGCCGACACTGACCCAGTCGTCCACCAGCACCATCTTCAGGTGCAGGAAGCGCGGCCCGTACTCGTGGATGTGCACCCCGGCGCGCAGCAGCCGCGGGTAATAGCGCTGGCCGGCGTAGCGCACCGGCGGATGGTCGGTGCTGCGGCTGGTCAGCAACAGGCGCACGTCGACGCCGCGCCGCGCCGCATGCAGCAACGCCCGCCGCACCTTCCAGCTGGGCAGGAAATACGGGGTCGCCAGCCACACCCGGCGCTCGGCCCTACGCACGCTACGCACCAGGGACTGGACGATGTCCCGGTGCTGGCGGGAGTCGGCATAGGCCAGCCGGCCCATGCCCTGCCCCAGCGGCGGCGGCGGCGGCAAGCGAGTCAGGCCCGGGGCTTCCTCGGGCTTCCACGGGCGCTTGCTGACATTGGCCAGCCACTGGTAATCGAACAGCAGTTGCCAGTGCGCCACCAGCGGCCCCTCGATGCTGACCATCACCTCGTGCCAGCGGCTCGGCACCTCATCCGGCTGCCAGAACTCGTCGGTGGCGCCGGTGCCGCCGACGAAGGCGATGCGCCGGTCGACCACCAGCAGCTTGCGGTGATCGCGGTACAGGTTGAGCAGGCCGCGCCGCCACTGCAGCGGGTTGTACAGGCGCAGCGGAATGCCGGCCCCGTTCAGGCGCTGGCGCAGCGCACTGCCGAGGTTGAGACAGCCGAAGCCGTCGAGCAGGCAGCGCACCTCCACGCCGCGCGCCGCAGCCTCGACCAGCGCGGCGACCAGCGCCTCGCTGCAGCGGCCGTCCTCGACCAGGTACAGCTCCAGCACCACCTCGCGCTCGGCGGCGGCGATGGCCGCGAGCATGGCGGGGAAAAAGCGGTGCCCGTCGATCAGCAGGGCGAACCGGTTGCCGGGGCGCCAGGGGAAGATGGGGCCCATCAGCGGCCGGTGAAGATCAGCACGGCGCTCACCGGCACCGAGAAACCGATGGAGTCGAGCCCGACGGACTGACGCAGCGCCTCGACCCCGCCGCCCAGGCCGAAATCGTCGATATGCAGCACCAGTGGCGCCAGGCTGACCACCTGGAAGCGCCGCTCGTCCAGGCGCGTGGCCAGCAGCTCGGCGTTGTATTGATGTTCGCGGCCGTGCAGCTTGAGCGTCAGCGGCAGGCGCAGCTCCAGTTGCGCGCCGGGGGCGAGGTCGGTGATCGGGCCGAGATCGAGCCGGGCGCTGACCTGCGCGTCGGCGAACTTGGCGGTCTCGAACAGCAGCTGGCGCAGACGTTCGTCGCGCAGCGGGATGCCGGTACTCACCGAATCCAGCTCGATGCGCAGGGCCACCTGGCCGTTGTCGACGATCTTGCCATGCAGGGTGAGGAAGCGATGC is drawn from Pseudomonas cavernae and contains these coding sequences:
- a CDS encoding phospholipase D-like domain-containing protein, with product MMGPIFPWRPGNRFALLIDGHRFFPAMLAAIAAAEREVVLELYLVEDGRCSEALVAALVEAAARGVEVRCLLDGFGCLNLGSALRQRLNGAGIPLRLYNPLQWRRGLLNLYRDHRKLLVVDRRIAFVGGTGATDEFWQPDEVPSRWHEVMVSIEGPLVAHWQLLFDYQWLANVSKRPWKPEEAPGLTRLPPPPPLGQGMGRLAYADSRQHRDIVQSLVRSVRRAERRVWLATPYFLPSWKVRRALLHAARRGVDVRLLLTSRSTDHPPVRYAGQRYYPRLLRAGVHIHEYGPRFLHLKMVLVDDWVSVGSCNFDHWNLRFNLEANLEALDTDFTAAVAEFLQANIAGSREITLEDWRSRPLLKRLKQRLWGWLDRVVVNLLGRRR
- a CDS encoding iron-sulfur-binding ferredoxin reductase, yielding MPELHAGDRSWSVAAGSNLLDALNSAGVAVPYSCRAGSCHACLVRCQQGEPQDAKPEALAAERRAEGWRLACQCRVVEDLSVEVFDPLRDGLPAWVAGCDWLSPSVLRLRLTPERPLRYRAGQHLVLWSAERVARPYSLASLPGEDPWLEFHLDCRHPGAFSDAARQLQAGDPLRLGELRGGALHYDPDWQQRPLWLLAAGTGLAPLWGILREALRQEHRGPIRVLHVAADADEHYLAAPLAALAAAHPNLELELLTAAELPAALAQLRLVSRQTLALLCGSPSSVEAFARRLYLAGLPRNQLLADVFLTRAY
- a CDS encoding tetratricopeptide repeat protein — encoded protein: MPFTRSLLLSGCLLTGALMLSACSPTTPLFVAQLTTQEVAEYKTLKSQRMTAAIEEEGDLLTYSAQAIRDAKSAQAEQLYLDGYRDRKLSDEVRAIALYQIGLIYMSRYNDQRDDPKALNYLNRVRNEFPQTQAAGRSAERIVLISRRAQEPVQQSARERLAHWQPSQNLDLYKPSLDPDMTLLSRRAVLKNRTAEAEELYLLAVNDSGVPADIKTKALYQLGLMYLVADNPQANRDKAIGYLRRLLAQYPDSELADKAARHLDQALNQGD
- a CDS encoding YceI family protein, encoding MSKLLTFLLATCLALSAQAAWYLDSESSRISFISTQSGNFSEVHRFLTLHGKIVDNGQVALRIELDSVSTGIPLRDERLRQLLFETAKFADAQVSARLDLGPITDLAPGAQLELRLPLTLKLHGREHQYNAELLATRLDERRFQVVSLAPLVLHIDDFGLGGGVEALRQSVGLDSIGFSVPVSAVLIFTGR
- a CDS encoding DUF2789 domain-containing protein — protein: MDTSIPHSLANLFEQLGLASDPASIDAFIDSHRLKPGQSIIHGEFWTPAQASFLRESLQDDSDWAEEVDELAVRLGAS
- a CDS encoding fumarate hydratase — protein: MTVIKQDDLIQSVADALQFISYYHPLDFIQAMHEAYLREESPAARDSMAQILINSRMCATGHRPICQDTGIVTVFVRVGMDVRWDGATMSVDDMINEGVRRAYNLPENVLRASILAEPAGARRNTKDNTPAVIHYSVVPGDKLEVDVAAKGGGSENKSKMAMLNPSDSIVDWVLKTVPEMGAGWCPPGMLGIGIGGTAEKAAVMAKEVLMESIDIHELKARGPQNKIEEMRLELFDKVNQLGIGAQGLGGLTTVLDVKIMDYPTHAASLPVCMIPNCAATRHAHFVLDGSGPAELEAPPLDAYPEIVWEAGPSARRVDLDTITPEDVQSWKPGETVLLNGKMLTGRDAAHKRMVDMLNKGEQLPVDLKGRFIYYVGPVDPVGDEVVGPAGPTTATRMDKFTRQILETTGLLGMIGKSERGPIAIDAIKDNKAVYLMAVGGAAYLVAQAIKKSKVLAFAELGMEAIYEFEVKDMPVTVAVDTKGESVHITGPAIWNKKITESLAVEVK
- the pyk gene encoding pyruvate kinase, which produces MTFRRTKIVATLGPASNSPEVLEQLILAGLDVARLNFSHGTPDEHKARARLVREIAAKHGRFVALLGDLQGPKIRIAKFANKRIELAEGDRFRFSVSHPRDAGNQEVVGIDYPDLVKDCRVGDELLLDDGRVVMRVESTTADELHCVVLIGGPLSDHKGINRRGGGLTAPALTAKDKADIKLAAEMELDYLAVSFPRDAADMQLARRLRDEAGGSAWLVAKIERAEAVADDETLNGLIRASDAVMVARGDLGVEIGDAELVGIQKKIILHARRHNKAVITATQMMESMIHSPMPTRAEVSDVANAVLDYTDAVMLSAESAAGEYPVEAVTAMARICLGAEKHPTSQKSSHRLGQAFERCDQSVALATMYTANHFPGVKAIISLTESGYSPLVMSRIRSSVPIFAFSPHRATQARAALFRGVYTVPFDPAALPPEKVSQAAVDELLKRGVVEPGDWVILTKGDSYHTIGGTNTMKILHVGDPLV
- a CDS encoding enoyl-CoA hydratase-related protein, whose protein sequence is MSEHVVVERDEGILTLRLDRLDKKNALTRAMYSRMAEVLEAAQDDRGVRVVLIEGSAQCFTSGNDLGDFLQAPPTGLDSPVFRFMRALFEFKNPVVAAVAGPAVGIGTTLLLHCDLVYVSRDARLKMPFVNLGLCPEYGSSLILPRLLGQAKAAQLLLLGEEFSGEQAAAWGIANAALEDGAATLAKAREMARRFLGLAPSAVEDSKRLMKAPGREELRQVIVAEGELFNQRLRSPEAIEAMSAFMQRRAPDFSKFA
- a CDS encoding sensor domain-containing diguanylate cyclase: MNKGNPQVKSQELQPLLLKRFGMAVATYGLALLLFWICVFGELYRGSLSAALLASGLAVVSQLVFCGLFVSGYNRRFTDPSLTAAQVLVGLGWNTYVLSQLGNGRGTLLVMYVVILLFGIFQLQPRVFVRCAAFAFFGFVGVNLWEASHTPLVRPALALLQVSVLFLVLVWLSLFAGYVQGLRQRMRQRRFALQAHQDTLRGMMLQLEDLVATDELTGLFNRRHFLRLAERALESLQPGRQYGLALIDLDHFKRINDVYGHAAGDRVLQTFAAVARTCLRDSDILARYGGEEFVLLLPDTNADQFSACCERLREAYAHAEPVGVVVDQISLSVGMTLLASGADLDEALHRADQALYRAKRSGRNRCDAAWESSGA
- a CDS encoding ribbon-helix-helix domain-containing protein → MCELYVKADPILYESRSRSLRIRGVVTTLRLENQFWDILREIAEVDGMSTNQLITKLYEEVMDYRGEVVNFASFLRVSCTRFLAQRRERPAEVSRLPLRTGGA
- a CDS encoding DUF2846 domain-containing protein, whose product is MRRYRSLAALLLVVLAGCSTPGAFFGAVDGPVFTPHTLGDGNHALVYLYRPQSQWADQELEAPALFLNHELIGSLPSNGYLVLEFDSARYQLEMRRPLLGSYWTLLADGPLDFTQIASFTLEAEAGGIYYLRYDELNPPPQSAAAVNASDGPLQLVSATLGQREIASTREVQPFARINASGEQERPQRGFWRGVGQALDKVGI
- a CDS encoding DJ-1/PfpI family protein codes for the protein MAAKKILMLVGDYVEDYEVMVPFQALQMVGHTVHAVCPDKRAGQSVRTAIHDFEGDQTYSEKPGHNFALNFDFAQVKADDYDALLVPGGRSPEYLRLNPQVLALVQAFDRANKPIAAVCHGAQLLAAAGVLKGRECSAYPACGPEVRLAGGEYVELEVSQAHIQGNLVSAPAWPAHPAWLAAFLTLLGTQIRL